DNA from Saccharicrinis carchari:
CCACTCAGCCAAATATTCATCTTCCTGGACCGATTCGGCTTGCAGATCCATTTCCGGCTTCCCAGTGAACTTTTCGTCTTCGTCATCGTCCAATTTATAGAATACTGCTTTAACCGCGCCACAAACAGGACATGTCCAGTCGTCAGAAAGTTCGTCCCAGGGTTTTTCCGCATTTTCTTCGTAGTGAAGATACCCACATACGGGGCATTTGTAGGTAGCCATATATTCAGATTTTAGATTGTTTAAGCTAAGATAGGTAAAAATAAGTTTCCTGGTAGTGTGGAGAATTCATTCACTTACTTAAGAACATGGCAAATTGATTATTAAACAATTATCGCATTGATAATGTGTCAGACATCACTGCCTCTACCTGATAAATGTAGCTTTTTAAGATAGTATCATTTACGCAGGGCAAGCAACTCAGTTTTATTTATCAACAAACTTAGCACAGGATAGGGGAAGCCTTGAATTAAATCATTAAATTTGGGAGTTTTAAAAATTAGACAGGTCGGTATTACCGAATACCCAACAAAGCAACATCTATATATGGCATCATCGAGAAGTATTAAGCGCCCCATAAAAACTGAGATGGAGCGATTTGAGCCTTTTTTTAGCGAACAACTCAAATCAAAGATTCCGTTGCTGCGCATTATTACAAACTATATTTTACGCAAAAAGGGCAAACAGATGCGCCCTATGCTGGTGTTTTTGTCGGCCAAACTAAACGGCAATATTACGGAAGCTTCGTACGTGGCGGCTACGCTCATTGAGTTGCTGCACACGGCTACACTGATACACGATGATGTGGTGGATGAGACCTATCAACGGCGTGGTTTTTTTTCAATCAACGCCCTGTGGAAATCAAAGATAGCGGTACTGGTGGGCGATTATTTTCTTTCGCGAGGGCTTATGCTGGCGCTGGATACAGACCAGATAGGAGTTTTAAAAGTTGTATCGGAAGCCGTTAAGGAAATGAGCGAGGGAGAACTGCTGCAAATAGAAAAAAGCCGTAAGTTAGACATTACCGAGGAGGTGTATTTTGAAATTATCACAAAAAAAACGGCTACCCTGATAGCCGCTTGTACCACGGCAGGTGCGTATTCCGTGGATGCCACTGCCCAAAAAAGGGGATGGATGAAAGAATTTGGTACTTACCTCGGTATTGCCTTCCAAATTAGAGATGACCTTTTCGATTACGAAAAAACTGACCTCATCGGTAAGCCCACAGGCAACGACATACGCGAAAAAAAGATGACGCTTCCTTTAATACATGCCTTAAATAGTTGTGATGCCAGGGAACGCAAAAAAGTGCTGTCTACGATTCGGCGTCATCATAAAAACGACAAAAAAGTAGCTGAGGTCATAACGTTTGTTCAACAAAAAGGAGGCATAGAATATACGCATAATAAAATGATAGAATACAAAAATAAGGCATTAGCGGTTCTAAATAAATTTGACGATGGCGATGCTAAACAAGCCTTAATTGAGCTGGTTGACTTTACAACTGAAAGGAAGAAGTAGTAAGAGGATGCAGACAAGAGATTGTTAGATAAGAGGCTGTGAGGCAAGATATATTGTATTTAGAAGTACCTAATAAAAGGCACCTTTTAATAATTTCCGATAATTCATTAATCTCTTATCTATTCGTCTAACATCTAACATCTAAACATTTAATAACATGTCCGATACAAAAAAAATATTCCTACTGGATGCGTACGCCTTGATATACCGTGCGTACTACGCATTTATTAGAGCTCCCCGAATCAACTCAAAAAAGCTAAATACTTCGGCCATTTATGGTTTTACCAACGCGCTGTTGGAGGTGTTACAGAAAGAAAAACCATCGCACTTGGCTGTAGCATTCGACCCGGCCGGACCTACTTTCAGGCATAAAATGTACGAGCCGTACAAAGCGCAACGCGAAGCTACACCAGAAGATATTAAACTGGCCGTGCCTTACATTAAACGGTTGCTGGAAGCCTTAAATATTCCTATTCTCGAGGTGTCAGGTTATGAGGCCGACGACGTGATTGGCACCATTTCGTTAAAAGCCGAAAGAGCGGGTTTTGAGGTGTTTATGATGACCCCCGACAAGGATTATGCACAATTGGTTTCCGACAATATTAAAATGTTTAAACCGCGCAGCCGAAGTGGAGGAGTAGATGTGTTGGGTGTGGCTGAAGTACAAGAAAAGTTTGCCGTTGAAAAACCGGAGCAGGTGATCGATATTTTGGCTCTGATGGGGGATGCTTCGGATAATATTCCTGGTTGCCCGGGTATTGGAGAAAAGGGTGCCAGAGACATCATAAAACAGTACAAGAACATTCCGGGGATTTATGAGCATATCAACGAGTTCAAAGGAAAGAGAAAGGAGAACCTGATTGAATTTAAAGAGCAGGTGGAATTATCCTATACCTTGGCCACTATATGTCGTGAGGTACCCATTGAATTTAACGAGGATGATCTGCAGGTGTCTGAGGCCGACAGCGACAAGTTGATGCCCCTGCTCGAAGAGCTTGAGTTTAAAAGCCTGATGGCCCGCTTTGGTTATGAAAGTACACCAGTGGTAACAGCGGCTCCGGCACAAGGCGATTTATTTACACAGCCCCAAATAGAGCAAGCTCCCGTTTTTGCATCTTCCCTAAAAACCATCAACGATACGGCACACGCTTATTACCTGGTGGATAATGACCAGGCTTATGCCTCATTGGCCGCTGACTTAAGTGTGCAAAAAGCGTATTGTTTTGATACCGAAACCACGGGATTAGATACGGCTACAGCCGAACTGGTGGGTATTTCGTTTTCGTGGAAAAAAGGGGAGGCCTATTATGTGCCTTTCCCCGACGACAGGAAGCAAGCTGAAGCCCTGGTGCAGCGTTTTAAGCGGGTGTTGGAAGAGGAAGAAATAGTAAAAATAGGGCAGAATCTTAAATATGATATCCAGATTCTTAAAAATTATGGAGTACATGTAAAGGGAAAGATATTTGATACCATGGTGGCACACCATCTGGCGTTACCCGGACAAAGAAATAACATGGACTTTATGGCCGAGGTGCATCTGGGCTATTCTCCAATAAAATTAGAATCGCTTATAGGCAAAAAAGGTAAAAATCAACAAACTTTACGTGAGGTGGATATGGCTTTGGCCAAAGAATATGCAGCAGAAGATGCCGATATAACCTTGCAATTAAAAGATTTTTTGATGTCAAAGTTAAAAGAGGCGGGCTTAGAAGAATTGTTTTATAAAACAGAAATGCCGCTACTTCTGGTGCTGGCCGATATGGAGGCCACCGGTGTAAAACTGGATGTGGATGAATTAAAAAATTTTGCCGGTAAACTACACCAAAGAATTGAGGCATTGGAAAAAGAGATATTCAATATGGCCGGCATGGAATTTAACATAGCCAGCCCAAAGCAAGTGGGCGAAGTGCTTTTTGACCATATGAAGATTGATGCCAAAGCTAAAAAAACCAAATCGGGGCAGTACAGTACCGGGGAAGAAGTTTTGACTAAGCTAAAAGGGAAGCACGAAATAATAGATAAGATACTCGATTTCAGGGGGCTTAGAAAACTGCTCAATACCTATGTAGAGGCCTTGCCGTTATTGGTAAATCCTAAAACAGGGAGGATTCATACAACCTACAACCAGGCGATGGTGGTCACTGGCCGGCTAAGCAGCACCAACCCTAATTTGCAAAACATCCCCATCCGCGATGAGGATGGTCGTGAAATACGCAAGGCGTTTATAGCCAGTAACGAGGACCATTTATTCCTGTCGGCGGATTACTCGCAGGTGGAGCTACGCATCATGGCGCACCTGAGTCGCGATAGTCATATGGTAGAGGCATTTGCCAAGGGCGAAGATATCCATGCCGCCACCGCAGCAAAAATATTTAAGGTAGATCTTAGCGACGTAAGCGATGATATGCGACGTAAAGCTAAAACGGCCAACTTTGGTATTATTTACGGCATTTCAGCCTTTGGTTTAGCGGAGCGTTTAAATGTATCACGTACCGAAGCCAAAGAGCTGATAGACGGTTATTTTGAAAACTTTCCGGACGTAAAAGCCTACATGGACAAAAGTATTGAAGTAGCGCGGGATAAAGGATATGTAGAAACTATCTTCGGCCGGCGACGAAACCTTCCCGACATTAATTCGCGCAATGGTGTTGTGCGCGGAATGGCTGAACGTAATGCAATAAACGCACCCATACAAGGCACGGCTGCCGATATCATTAAAATGGCTATGGTAAATATTCAGCATGAATTAAGAAAAGAAGGGCTACAATCAAAAATGATTTTGCAGGTACATGATGAATTAAACTTTGACGTGCTGAAAAGCGAACTGGAACGCGTAAAAGAAATTGTAAAAACGGGAATGGAAAACGCGTGTAAACTTTCCGTACCCTTAGCTGTTGAGATGGGTGTGGGTAGTAATTGGCATCAGGCACATTAATTC
Protein-coding regions in this window:
- a CDS encoding polyprenyl synthetase family protein — encoded protein: MASSRSIKRPIKTEMERFEPFFSEQLKSKIPLLRIITNYILRKKGKQMRPMLVFLSAKLNGNITEASYVAATLIELLHTATLIHDDVVDETYQRRGFFSINALWKSKIAVLVGDYFLSRGLMLALDTDQIGVLKVVSEAVKEMSEGELLQIEKSRKLDITEEVYFEIITKKTATLIAACTTAGAYSVDATAQKRGWMKEFGTYLGIAFQIRDDLFDYEKTDLIGKPTGNDIREKKMTLPLIHALNSCDARERKKVLSTIRRHHKNDKKVAEVITFVQQKGGIEYTHNKMIEYKNKALAVLNKFDDGDAKQALIELVDFTTERKK
- the polA gene encoding DNA polymerase I; its protein translation is MSDTKKIFLLDAYALIYRAYYAFIRAPRINSKKLNTSAIYGFTNALLEVLQKEKPSHLAVAFDPAGPTFRHKMYEPYKAQREATPEDIKLAVPYIKRLLEALNIPILEVSGYEADDVIGTISLKAERAGFEVFMMTPDKDYAQLVSDNIKMFKPRSRSGGVDVLGVAEVQEKFAVEKPEQVIDILALMGDASDNIPGCPGIGEKGARDIIKQYKNIPGIYEHINEFKGKRKENLIEFKEQVELSYTLATICREVPIEFNEDDLQVSEADSDKLMPLLEELEFKSLMARFGYESTPVVTAAPAQGDLFTQPQIEQAPVFASSLKTINDTAHAYYLVDNDQAYASLAADLSVQKAYCFDTETTGLDTATAELVGISFSWKKGEAYYVPFPDDRKQAEALVQRFKRVLEEEEIVKIGQNLKYDIQILKNYGVHVKGKIFDTMVAHHLALPGQRNNMDFMAEVHLGYSPIKLESLIGKKGKNQQTLREVDMALAKEYAAEDADITLQLKDFLMSKLKEAGLEELFYKTEMPLLLVLADMEATGVKLDVDELKNFAGKLHQRIEALEKEIFNMAGMEFNIASPKQVGEVLFDHMKIDAKAKKTKSGQYSTGEEVLTKLKGKHEIIDKILDFRGLRKLLNTYVEALPLLVNPKTGRIHTTYNQAMVVTGRLSSTNPNLQNIPIRDEDGREIRKAFIASNEDHLFLSADYSQVELRIMAHLSRDSHMVEAFAKGEDIHAATAAKIFKVDLSDVSDDMRRKAKTANFGIIYGISAFGLAERLNVSRTEAKELIDGYFENFPDVKAYMDKSIEVARDKGYVETIFGRRRNLPDINSRNGVVRGMAERNAINAPIQGTAADIIKMAMVNIQHELRKEGLQSKMILQVHDELNFDVLKSELERVKEIVKTGMENACKLSVPLAVEMGVGSNWHQAH